The following coding sequences are from one Methanohalophilus halophilus window:
- a CDS encoding NosD domain-containing protein → MKTPLILLILTILMVGTAGASTINVNETGWWQDGNSFNASSNPIQAAVNNASSGDTISVDAGTYNENVDVNKKLNITSTDGASVTHVIATFSSNPVFKIGSDTVTINGFNVSGANDGDGIRIEDYNHSIIINSMVSNNERGISLINSDNAVLSNNTASGNDYAGIYLQQSDYNDLNDNIVSSNNQYGIYLTSAGGISSNNNFTNNNVSKNDKGIFLQSPRDSTLTDNTVFNNTNNGITLYSGDSYFSENNTLIGNIVSDNSNGIYIDDSDYNNLIDNNVYANTYGIYMDAVDNNNLTNNQVSKNSLQGICLYSSIGNSITSNIVSGNGYTNFGAEAGIYLYGSTDNNIYNNYFNNTENFKTIGQITDNVWNVSKTEGPNIVGGPYIGGNYWRTPGDTGFSQVNTDSDGDGFCDTPNDTYAIHEVQNNYDYLPLAGDSTEPSVDPNTPLNKVVGPGDLLELNVSVTDASEISSVVVDVSSINDTINEVALNNASGYWNNSIIVDTNTDGVYNLSINATDRWGNSNTSMNFSVFRDSFVTVGEGKDYATIQDAVNNTFDGDTIQVFSGTYEENLLIDKGLVIQAVSSDVTVIPASNNSSVFNVTSNDVTIDGFNVNANNTSSSGIFASECDNVTILDNTIYDTSLENFPDSSYSSHEFRANYSLVTLLNCSNTTVSNNILSDGFAGIGVVSGTNLYLTDNEISQVSRGIKSCLGSDYIYYEGPTYEKGHDVWILDNTITNIGDQGIEIKADNVTISGNIINDIRPMNARFSSALDDYNDINGLFGIKVGCRNHEAISCTINDNIISGLYFDENDTVLSDEINHQSGIKLVNATDCLVEDNEISSFEYLNHSTGSFDMQRGIQFSYTENCTIDGNDVNSFYINDSWAYNQVGIHIGYNAYNTSVINNVVSELHLNNTEINRQSGIRISYRGSGNIDGNTVTSLHVINGILNRQDGISLHNSNGYSDGFSVSENTVSDITIDEDSEPDSGNFQAGIAVHNGVNNTILNNDISRVNTSIPTCMYTGLFIGHGDNCTIEANTIEEGLMGLTLKYSNDCNVSGNTIESTAYGGMLVESSYDNLIYDNYFNNENNVIFELPFSAEPKSISSVKENSDNKCKAESNESTETKVNSVGPLMAYENQWNISKTSGTNVVGGDYLGGNYWVHPNGTGFSVDTADSDGDNICDVQYNLSENEIDYLPLAAIPEPEPPKESSSSGGRAYVGPSMPPEDVEGSDSGIKRVLAGSNVKYEFTDGSGPVFGISFDAKDDKGTVVANVQVLKDKPDDVDEPKGNSYQLMSITVGSEGTISDENADNILIEFKVSKEWIEENNIDPSTIRMTRFHNGEWQDLPGNQVEEDDDYFYFTAETPGFSVFSIVGDEYKEVIEEPLAEEPEGEEVADEPAAETEEESAQTPGFTAIFAVALIAGAALIMRKD, encoded by the coding sequence ATGAAAACCCCCCTAATACTTCTGATTTTAACCATTTTGATGGTTGGTACAGCAGGTGCGAGTACAATTAATGTTAACGAAACTGGATGGTGGCAAGATGGCAATTCTTTCAATGCATCCTCCAATCCCATACAGGCAGCTGTAAATAATGCAAGTAGTGGTGACACGATTAGTGTAGACGCAGGTACTTATAATGAAAATGTTGATGTGAATAAGAAATTAAACATCACTTCCACAGACGGTGCTTCTGTCACACATGTTATTGCAACTTTTTCAAGTAACCCCGTTTTTAAAATCGGATCTGATACTGTAACTATTAACGGCTTCAATGTGAGTGGTGCTAATGATGGTGATGGTATACGTATTGAGGATTACAATCACTCTATTATAATCAATAGCATGGTGTCAAATAATGAGCGTGGTATCTCTTTAATTAATTCTGACAACGCTGTTTTGAGCAACAATACTGCATCTGGTAACGACTATGCCGGTATTTATTTGCAGCAGTCTGATTATAATGATTTAAATGATAATATTGTATCAAGCAACAATCAATATGGTATTTATTTAACTTCTGCTGGAGGTATTTCCAGTAACAATAATTTTACCAATAATAATGTATCAAAAAATGATAAAGGTATATTCTTACAATCTCCTCGAGACAGTACTTTGACTGACAACACTGTGTTTAACAACACTAATAATGGTATTACTCTGTATAGTGGTGATTCATATTTTAGTGAAAACAATACCCTTATAGGCAACATAGTTTCGGATAACAGTAATGGAATATACATTGATGATTCCGACTACAACAATTTGATCGACAACAATGTTTATGCCAACACTTATGGAATATATATGGATGCGGTTGATAACAATAATTTGACAAATAATCAAGTCTCAAAAAACTCACTGCAGGGCATTTGTTTATATAGTTCAATAGGAAACTCAATAACAAGCAATATTGTTTCGGGAAATGGTTATACTAATTTTGGGGCAGAGGCTGGCATATATTTATACGGCTCCACTGATAATAACATCTACAATAATTACTTCAATAATACTGAAAACTTTAAAACTATTGGACAAATCACTGATAACGTTTGGAACGTCTCCAAAACCGAAGGTCCAAATATTGTTGGAGGGCCTTATATCGGAGGTAACTACTGGAGGACTCCCGGTGATACCGGTTTCAGTCAGGTAAACACAGATTCCGATGGGGATGGATTCTGTGATACACCTAACGATACTTACGCGATACATGAGGTGCAGAACAATTATGATTATCTGCCCCTTGCCGGAGACAGCACAGAACCTTCAGTTGATCCGAATACTCCATTGAATAAAGTAGTTGGACCCGGTGACTTGCTTGAACTGAATGTTTCGGTGACAGACGCTTCTGAGATCTCTTCTGTGGTAGTTGACGTTTCGAGCATAAACGACACAATAAATGAAGTTGCTCTCAATAATGCCAGTGGCTATTGGAATAACTCCATTATTGTGGATACAAACACCGATGGAGTGTATAATCTCAGCATCAATGCAACCGACAGATGGGGCAACTCCAATACATCCATGAATTTTTCTGTGTTTAGGGATTCCTTTGTCACAGTTGGAGAGGGAAAGGATTATGCAACTATACAGGATGCTGTGAACAATACATTCGATGGTGACACTATACAGGTATTTTCCGGAACTTATGAGGAAAATCTGCTTATAGATAAAGGATTGGTTATTCAGGCAGTTTCAAGTGATGTTACTGTGATTCCTGCATCAAACAATTCTTCTGTCTTTAATGTTACTTCGAATGATGTTACCATCGATGGTTTCAATGTAAATGCAAATAATACCTCATCGTCAGGTATTTTTGCAAGCGAATGTGATAATGTCACAATTTTAGATAATACAATCTACGATACAAGTCTGGAAAATTTCCCAGATAGTAGTTATTCTAGTCATGAATTTAGAGCAAATTACTCTCTCGTAACCCTCCTGAACTGCTCAAATACAACTGTTTCAAACAATATTCTTAGCGATGGTTTTGCTGGAATAGGAGTCGTTTCAGGTACAAATCTGTATTTGACAGACAATGAAATTTCTCAGGTCAGCCGAGGCATCAAATCTTGTTTAGGTTCTGATTATATTTATTATGAAGGTCCAACTTATGAGAAAGGCCATGATGTATGGATATTGGATAATACTATTACCAATATCGGTGACCAGGGTATTGAAATAAAAGCCGATAATGTGACAATATCAGGTAATATCATAAATGATATAAGACCTATGAATGCTCGTTTCTCTTCAGCTCTTGACGACTATAATGACATAAACGGTTTATTTGGAATAAAAGTAGGTTGTAGGAACCATGAGGCAATAAGCTGTACGATAAATGATAATATTATCAGTGGGTTATATTTTGATGAAAATGACACAGTTTTGTCTGATGAAATAAATCATCAGTCAGGAATTAAATTGGTCAATGCTACGGATTGTCTGGTAGAAGATAACGAAATATCCTCTTTTGAATATTTAAATCATTCAACTGGTAGTTTCGATATGCAGAGAGGAATTCAGTTCTCATATACTGAAAATTGTACAATAGATGGAAACGATGTAAATTCATTTTATATCAACGATAGTTGGGCATACAATCAGGTAGGTATACATATTGGATACAATGCCTATAATACTTCAGTAATAAACAATGTGGTTTCCGAATTGCATCTTAACAACACTGAAATAAATAGGCAGAGTGGTATTCGAATAAGCTATCGAGGCTCTGGGAATATTGATGGAAACACAGTAACTTCTCTACACGTAATCAACGGTATATTAAATCGACAGGATGGAATATCATTACACAATAGCAATGGTTATTCTGATGGTTTTTCTGTCAGCGAGAATACAGTTTCTGATATCACGATTGATGAAGATAGTGAACCTGATAGTGGTAATTTCCAGGCTGGAATTGCTGTTCATAATGGTGTAAATAATACCATTTTGAACAACGATATATCCAGAGTTAATACTTCAATACCTACATGTATGTATACAGGATTGTTCATTGGTCATGGTGATAACTGTACAATTGAAGCTAATACAATTGAAGAAGGATTGATGGGCCTTACTCTGAAGTATTCAAACGATTGTAATGTTTCCGGTAATACGATTGAAAGTACTGCATATGGTGGAATGCTGGTTGAATCTTCTTATGACAATCTGATATATGACAATTATTTCAATAATGAGAACAATGTCATCTTTGAGCTACCATTCTCTGCAGAACCAAAATCAATCTCTTCAGTAAAAGAGAATTCTGATAACAAATGTAAGGCAGAATCCAATGAGTCTACGGAAACAAAAGTTAATTCTGTAGGTCCATTGATGGCCTATGAAAATCAGTGGAATATCTCCAAGACTTCCGGCACTAATGTTGTGGGTGGAGATTATCTGGGAGGAAACTACTGGGTACATCCAAATGGTACTGGATTCAGTGTGGATACTGCTGATTCAGATGGAGACAACATCTGTGATGTACAGTACAACCTCTCTGAAAATGAGATTGATTATCTGCCATTGGCTGCCATTCCTGAGCCAGAACCACCTAAAGAAAGCAGCAGTTCCGGTGGCCGTGCTTATGTAGGTCCAAGTATGCCTCCAGAAGATGTCGAGGGAAGTGATTCCGGAATTAAACGTGTGCTTGCCGGATCAAATGTCAAATATGAGTTCACCGATGGTTCAGGTCCTGTCTTTGGTATCAGTTTTGATGCAAAGGATGACAAAGGTACTGTTGTAGCAAATGTACAGGTACTGAAAGATAAACCCGATGATGTGGATGAGCCAAAAGGTAATTCCTACCAGTTGATGAGTATCACTGTTGGCAGTGAAGGTACTATCTCTGATGAAAATGCTGACAATATCCTCATCGAATTTAAGGTCAGCAAGGAATGGATTGAGGAGAACAACATCGATCCTTCCACAATTCGCATGACAAGGTTCCATAATGGAGAATGGCAGGATCTTCCAGGTAACCAGGTTGAAGAAGATGACGACTACTTCTACTTCACAGCCGAGACACCTGGATTCTCTGTATTCAGTATTGTTGGAGATGAATACAAAGAAGTGATTGAAGAACCACTTGCTGAGGAACCTGAAGGTGAAGAAGTAGCAGATGAACCTGCAGCTGAAACTGAAGAAGAAAGTGCTCAGACACCCGGATTTACCGCCATTTTTGCAGTGGCTTTGATTGCAGGTGCAGCACTCATAATGCGCAAGGACTGA